In one window of uncultured Sphaerochaeta sp. DNA:
- a CDS encoding SLBB domain-containing protein — protein sequence MNKTRAHIVIVLILLMCCTFSLGAEETGLVIRSPLFGPQMKVSPSVENLEVQSFSAQLGLLSQIPVYDEEQRLLSAVSNGSYPVTPGDTFRLIYLDGMKSVTVDLQVDESSSVSIPGLGTIEGKDKTFSQVRKAIYDMVRTYYSYSNPQLVFIRTGSFMVSVVGEVVGTRVVPAWGLTRLSEVLQNATPYASTRNVRIRHTDGSEEVFDLYKAMRDGALDEDPLLRSGDVITLERCETLVMLSGRVYEEGTYQLLESDRLEDLLTMYGGGLLSSADVQNIRIQRYNPESGAWYVQYVNLLEQPDYTLSHLDQVIVDAQQPSLQTVTIEGAVSSSEVYDSLSTTALVGYPSGRIFYQFYPGESMKQMLSSLSSRFLAVSDLEGAYLLRSGKRIPLNIQSILYGDDENQSMQLQSDDTLLIPFTQRLVTVSGGVVRPGVFAYVPDKTVNYYLSLAGGLSDDAAYPADVKVQGPDGKTIALGDSILPETTITVAKETLARDIAPTVAIIGLVSSILGIVATVVNIILDSKSL from the coding sequence ATGAATAAAACTCGAGCACATATAGTAATTGTACTCATTCTCCTGATGTGTTGTACATTCTCATTGGGGGCAGAGGAAACCGGTTTGGTTATTCGCAGCCCCTTGTTTGGACCTCAGATGAAAGTATCCCCCAGTGTGGAAAATTTGGAAGTCCAGTCATTTTCTGCCCAGCTTGGGCTTCTCTCCCAGATCCCTGTATATGACGAAGAGCAACGGTTGCTGAGTGCTGTAAGTAATGGTTCTTATCCTGTTACTCCTGGCGATACATTCCGTTTGATTTATCTGGATGGAATGAAAAGTGTGACGGTTGACTTGCAAGTGGATGAGTCGAGCAGTGTCTCCATTCCAGGCCTTGGTACCATTGAGGGAAAAGATAAAACCTTTTCCCAGGTCAGAAAAGCCATCTATGATATGGTTCGTACCTACTATAGTTATTCCAATCCACAGCTTGTTTTCATACGAACCGGTTCCTTTATGGTTTCGGTGGTAGGAGAGGTGGTAGGAACTAGAGTGGTCCCTGCCTGGGGGCTTACGCGTCTCTCGGAAGTACTCCAAAATGCAACCCCTTATGCTTCAACCAGGAATGTCCGCATCCGTCACACTGATGGTAGTGAGGAGGTGTTTGACCTATACAAAGCAATGCGCGATGGGGCTCTTGATGAGGACCCACTGTTGAGAAGTGGTGATGTTATTACCCTTGAGCGTTGTGAGACATTGGTTATGCTCAGCGGCCGTGTATATGAAGAAGGTACCTACCAACTCCTAGAGTCGGATCGTCTGGAAGATCTTTTGACAATGTATGGAGGGGGGCTCCTCTCTTCGGCTGATGTGCAGAACATCAGGATCCAACGGTATAACCCGGAAAGCGGTGCTTGGTATGTGCAGTACGTCAATTTACTTGAGCAACCCGATTATACACTATCGCATCTTGATCAAGTGATTGTTGACGCTCAGCAACCCAGCCTCCAGACAGTCACCATAGAAGGAGCCGTATCCTCCAGTGAGGTATATGATTCACTATCCACCACTGCGTTGGTTGGCTATCCATCTGGAAGGATCTTTTACCAGTTCTATCCTGGAGAGAGTATGAAGCAGATGCTTAGCTCTCTCTCTTCACGGTTTCTTGCTGTAAGTGATCTGGAAGGAGCGTACTTGCTTCGTTCCGGTAAGCGCATTCCGCTCAATATCCAGAGCATACTCTATGGGGATGATGAGAATCAGTCGATGCAGCTGCAAAGCGACGATACTCTTTTGATCCCCTTCACACAGCGCTTGGTGACCGTCAGTGGTGGGGTAGTCCGCCCCGGGGTATTTGCGTACGTACCGGACAAGACAGTGAATTACTATCTTTCCCTTGCTGGTGGGCTGAGTGATGATGCCGCTTACCCGGCAGATGTGAAAGTGCAGGGTCCTGATGGCAAGACCATTGCATTGGGAGACTCCATTCTCCCAGAGACCACCATTACAGTCGCTAAAGAGACATTGGCCAGGGACATTGCTCCTACGGTCGCCATCATAGGCTTGGTAAGTTCCATCCTGGGAATTGTTGCCACGGTTGTGAACATTATCTTGGATTCCAAGAGCCTGTAG
- a CDS encoding BMP family ABC transporter substrate-binding protein, with protein MKKSIVFLLIMLLATSFVFAQGAKEATDAADAPLKVGVIYISPPGDMGYSYMHDQGTIAMEEHFGDKVEVIRMEGIPENESSERVMESLIDEGCKVIFANSYNYQQYMLNVAERYPDVYFEHCSGYLSADNMSNYFGRMYQMRYLSGMIAAEMSPSGKIGYVGAYNTPEVVRGINAFTLGARAVNPDATVTVVWTNTWFDPSLERQGAVALLDQGCDVIAQHQDTTEPAKAAIERGKYAIGYNADFRKIVGDDHVLVSPMWNWGNYMIPAVQSALDGTWESQSYWGGLEDEMIHLSPISPLVPQDVVDEVMAIQDKIHDGEWDVFWGMLKDNTGAVRQKAGEKMSDDAMLTMDWFVEGVIGSV; from the coding sequence ATGAAAAAGAGCATTGTCTTTCTGTTGATCATGCTGTTGGCCACTTCCTTTGTATTTGCACAGGGAGCAAAAGAGGCCACCGATGCTGCAGATGCACCCCTTAAGGTAGGTGTCATCTACATCAGTCCCCCTGGAGATATGGGGTACTCCTATATGCATGACCAGGGCACTATTGCCATGGAAGAGCATTTCGGGGACAAGGTCGAGGTCATTCGCATGGAAGGTATCCCTGAGAATGAGAGTAGCGAACGTGTCATGGAGAGCCTCATCGATGAAGGATGCAAAGTCATTTTTGCAAACTCCTACAACTACCAGCAGTACATGCTCAATGTTGCTGAGAGATATCCTGATGTCTACTTCGAGCACTGCTCCGGTTACCTCTCCGCTGACAACATGTCCAACTACTTCGGAAGAATGTATCAGATGCGCTACCTCTCCGGTATGATCGCTGCTGAAATGTCTCCTTCTGGAAAGATTGGTTATGTAGGTGCTTACAACACTCCTGAAGTTGTACGTGGAATCAACGCATTCACCCTTGGTGCACGCGCTGTGAATCCCGATGCAACCGTAACAGTTGTCTGGACCAATACTTGGTTTGACCCTTCCCTCGAGCGTCAGGGCGCAGTTGCGTTGCTTGACCAGGGTTGTGACGTTATTGCACAGCACCAGGATACCACTGAGCCTGCAAAGGCAGCTATCGAACGCGGCAAGTACGCCATCGGTTACAACGCTGACTTCCGCAAGATTGTTGGTGATGACCACGTCCTGGTCTCCCCAATGTGGAACTGGGGCAACTATATGATTCCTGCTGTCCAGAGCGCTCTTGACGGCACATGGGAAAGCCAGAGTTACTGGGGTGGCCTCGAGGACGAGATGATCCATCTCTCCCCGATTTCCCCATTGGTACCACAGGATGTAGTTGACGAAGTCATGGCTATCCAGGACAAGATCCACGATGGCGAATGGGACGTATTCTGGGGCATGCTGAAGGACAACACCGGTGCTGTCCGCCAGAAAGCAGGCGAGAAAATGAGTGACGATGCAATGCTCACCATGGACTGGTTTGTCGAAGGCGTTATCGGTAGCGTCTGA
- a CDS encoding ABC transporter ATP-binding protein, producing MSEITTDETPVVRMVNITKHFPGVLANDQVDLTLHRGEVLALLGENGAGKSTLMNMLVGLYQADSGEIYVKGELADINSPQDSMALGIGMIHQEFMLVGNMSVAENIVLGMKDLPFVPPMAEIREKITELSKRYGLQVYPDKIIQDLSVGEQQRVEILKLLYRGADILILDEPTAVLTPGEARDLNEILKKMLAEGKSAIFITHKMDEVMEFSHTVQVLRRGKSVSVCPTKSIKRVQDLANMMVGRDVLFSLERGPYNPGEVKVEVKDILALPVGGGKPVLDNISFSIRGGEILGIAGVAGNGQQQLTEAITGLLKVNGGTIYLNGKDMTNKTPLQVIKTGVSHIPADRGRMGVVGDMSVGDNLSMKKYRTVELSAHNIIKRGLVRKFADRLIELFTIKTPNQDTSVKFLSGGNIQKTILAREIDSCGGILVAVYPSRGLDVGATEAVRQNLIKQRDKGCAVLLVSEELEELLMVADKIAVMFEGRIMDIVEAKDAKTEELGMLMAGVERRDI from the coding sequence ATGAGTGAAATAACCACCGACGAAACACCCGTCGTGCGAATGGTCAATATAACCAAACACTTCCCCGGGGTACTGGCAAACGACCAAGTTGACCTGACCTTGCACCGCGGAGAGGTTCTCGCCTTGCTCGGTGAGAACGGCGCCGGCAAGAGTACCCTGATGAATATGTTGGTCGGATTGTATCAGGCCGATAGTGGGGAAATTTATGTAAAGGGAGAGCTGGCAGACATCAACTCTCCGCAGGACTCAATGGCCCTTGGAATTGGTATGATCCATCAGGAATTCATGCTGGTAGGGAACATGAGTGTAGCAGAGAACATTGTCCTGGGCATGAAAGATCTTCCTTTTGTACCGCCTATGGCAGAGATACGCGAAAAGATAACGGAGCTGAGCAAGCGCTATGGCTTGCAAGTCTATCCGGATAAGATAATTCAGGATCTTTCGGTTGGGGAACAACAGCGTGTAGAAATATTGAAGTTGTTGTACCGTGGGGCTGACATTCTCATTCTTGATGAACCTACAGCAGTGCTGACTCCTGGGGAAGCAAGAGATTTGAATGAGATCCTGAAGAAGATGCTCGCTGAAGGCAAGAGCGCTATCTTCATTACCCACAAGATGGATGAGGTAATGGAGTTCAGCCATACCGTCCAAGTACTGAGACGAGGGAAAAGTGTATCAGTCTGTCCTACCAAATCGATAAAACGGGTGCAGGACTTGGCCAACATGATGGTAGGTCGTGATGTACTCTTTTCCTTGGAACGTGGCCCGTACAACCCAGGGGAAGTCAAGGTCGAAGTGAAGGACATTCTTGCACTGCCTGTAGGGGGAGGAAAACCTGTTCTTGATAATATCTCCTTCTCAATTCGTGGTGGTGAAATTTTAGGTATCGCTGGTGTTGCAGGCAATGGCCAGCAACAGTTGACTGAGGCCATCACGGGTCTTCTGAAAGTCAACGGTGGAACCATTTACCTCAACGGAAAGGACATGACAAACAAGACTCCATTGCAGGTTATCAAGACTGGAGTAAGCCATATCCCAGCCGACCGCGGTAGAATGGGTGTGGTTGGAGACATGAGTGTCGGAGACAATCTCTCGATGAAGAAATATCGTACGGTTGAACTCTCCGCACACAATATCATCAAGCGGGGGCTGGTCCGGAAGTTTGCAGACCGCCTCATTGAATTATTCACTATCAAGACCCCCAACCAGGATACTTCGGTGAAATTCCTGAGTGGAGGGAATATCCAAAAAACGATTCTGGCACGAGAGATTGACTCCTGTGGAGGTATCCTTGTTGCCGTCTACCCTTCCCGAGGGCTTGATGTTGGAGCAACAGAAGCAGTACGTCAAAACCTGATCAAGCAGAGGGACAAAGGGTGTGCCGTTCTGCTGGTCAGTGAGGAACTGGAAGAACTGTTGATGGTTGCAGACAAGATCGCAGTTATGTTTGAAGGAAGAAT
- a CDS encoding polysaccharide biosynthesis tyrosine autokinase, producing MSQQEEYTQSISPFDAGEEGISIAELLHIFHKRLRWFFVGFILVVGLAFGYLQIAIPQYESEVSVLVDPIQTSSSFESLMDISASSTKIATEVELITSRSNIDYALSTLDLSQYTNSDGFDYRDKLVLGNLKERIVVSTVKDTNIVRIKVADENPAFARDFANALASSYDTLLTGIAKNSKTAQREFIESQIPINDRALSAAGDALGDFRENSDIIQLTDKSSLLVEQISYYTLRLEPLKLQLQEAMVFLDAYNEGLREAGVVGVLSLDDVRKDPVVADKLNDLAAWKTELTMYESLSNPSTTQTQVSMPMDSSSRTYVISSAMNQLNKDLLDRVSLLTRSYGNENNTQAIVQALTTGVGIQVLEDRGEVFVSELSQLPVLERRLSELQRDVQIYEAIGLKLREMLEEVKLIEASVSGNVTVVDEAILPRNPVSPNRLLILAVAVLLGAAFGLLLTLAIEALDVSIQTEQQIQKIVGKDVPILGWIPMMKVSPLDLYPTLIVHNDPLSFESERFKLVANMLYNRSEKHVFSITSCSMAEGKSTIIGNIAIALAQMGSKVLVVDGDLRLPSMERYFRLKHREVGLVDYVTKKATLEECILKPIDKVPELHLLPPGNAPLVHAGIFSNPRYTQLIHYLESVYDFVIIDAPPLDSASELLSISKHVDGLIITVRAGITSKGSLFDLISSLRTANVPISGVVFNGVVPGSVGTGYRYGYGYGYGKGYGYGSYASRYSAEGTSGKLKKRRKHHIRKRSNGWYRKMYKRDLKNRGKISPEQFDAVLAFGPDSPYTTITDWVEAERESANTQPKETKRVEVPVAKQEEPQKSTGPVKEDLLSLSDIEQDTDAVGKKIEE from the coding sequence ATGAGTCAGCAGGAAGAGTATACACAGTCAATTAGTCCCTTTGATGCAGGGGAAGAGGGAATTTCCATTGCAGAGCTGCTTCACATTTTTCATAAGCGTCTGCGCTGGTTCTTCGTCGGTTTCATCCTGGTGGTAGGACTTGCTTTTGGTTATTTGCAGATTGCCATTCCTCAGTATGAGTCGGAAGTTTCAGTCCTGGTAGATCCTATACAGACTTCCTCATCTTTCGAATCATTGATGGATATTTCTGCCTCGAGTACAAAGATTGCCACTGAAGTCGAGTTGATCACCAGTCGAAGTAACATCGATTATGCCCTCAGCACGCTGGATTTATCGCAATATACGAATTCAGATGGATTCGATTACCGAGATAAACTTGTATTGGGCAATCTAAAAGAGCGGATTGTGGTTTCTACGGTAAAAGATACCAACATCGTGAGGATCAAGGTTGCCGACGAAAACCCTGCCTTCGCACGTGATTTTGCCAATGCCCTTGCCTCGAGTTATGATACACTTCTGACCGGTATCGCCAAGAACTCGAAAACTGCACAGCGTGAGTTTATTGAATCCCAGATTCCCATCAACGACCGCGCACTCTCAGCAGCAGGTGATGCCTTGGGTGATTTCCGGGAGAATAGTGATATCATTCAGTTGACTGACAAGAGTTCTTTGCTGGTTGAACAGATTTCCTATTACACACTGCGCTTGGAGCCACTGAAACTGCAATTGCAGGAAGCAATGGTGTTTCTCGATGCATACAATGAAGGCCTTCGTGAGGCAGGCGTTGTAGGAGTCCTCTCTCTTGACGATGTTCGGAAGGATCCTGTGGTTGCAGATAAATTGAATGATCTTGCAGCCTGGAAAACAGAATTGACCATGTATGAGTCCTTGAGCAATCCTTCAACAACTCAAACTCAGGTCTCTATGCCCATGGATTCTTCTTCCCGCACCTATGTGATCAGCAGTGCAATGAACCAATTGAATAAGGACCTGCTTGACCGTGTATCCCTACTTACCCGGTCCTACGGAAATGAGAACAATACCCAAGCCATCGTACAAGCGCTTACCACAGGGGTAGGTATCCAAGTCTTGGAAGATCGGGGGGAGGTCTTCGTATCCGAACTTTCCCAACTACCAGTCTTGGAGCGACGCCTCTCAGAGTTGCAGCGGGATGTACAGATCTATGAGGCTATTGGATTGAAGCTGCGGGAAATGTTGGAAGAAGTAAAGTTAATCGAAGCTTCTGTGAGCGGCAATGTCACGGTTGTTGATGAGGCAATCCTTCCACGCAATCCTGTCAGTCCGAACAGACTCTTGATCTTGGCTGTTGCAGTGTTGCTGGGAGCGGCCTTTGGCCTTTTGCTCACCTTGGCCATTGAGGCCTTGGATGTATCCATCCAGACAGAGCAGCAGATTCAGAAAATTGTTGGCAAGGATGTTCCTATTTTGGGGTGGATTCCCATGATGAAGGTTTCCCCTCTCGATCTGTATCCTACCCTTATTGTGCATAATGATCCGCTTTCCTTTGAATCAGAACGGTTCAAGCTGGTTGCAAATATGTTGTACAACCGGAGCGAGAAGCATGTATTCTCCATCACTTCCTGTTCCATGGCAGAAGGGAAGAGTACCATCATCGGAAATATCGCCATCGCTTTGGCGCAGATGGGAAGTAAGGTTTTGGTGGTTGATGGGGATCTTCGTCTTCCCAGTATGGAGCGTTATTTCCGTCTAAAACATCGCGAAGTGGGTTTGGTGGATTATGTTACCAAGAAGGCAACGCTTGAGGAGTGTATCCTTAAACCAATTGACAAGGTTCCTGAATTGCACTTGTTGCCTCCAGGTAATGCTCCCTTGGTGCATGCCGGCATCTTCTCCAATCCACGGTATACTCAGCTGATTCACTACTTGGAAAGTGTATATGATTTTGTCATTATCGACGCACCTCCATTGGACTCCGCTAGTGAGTTACTCTCCATCAGTAAGCATGTTGATGGTCTGATCATTACCGTGCGTGCCGGTATCACCAGCAAGGGTTCGCTCTTCGATCTGATCAGCAGCTTGAGAACGGCAAATGTCCCTATCAGTGGTGTGGTATTCAACGGTGTTGTTCCCGGCTCGGTTGGAACGGGATACCGCTATGGATACGGCTACGGATATGGCAAGGGCTACGGATATGGTTCCTACGCCTCTCGATACAGTGCTGAGGGTACGAGTGGGAAACTGAAAAAACGTCGAAAACACCATATTCGTAAACGATCCAATGGCTGGTATCGAAAAATGTACAAGCGTGACTTGAAGAATCGTGGTAAGATTTCTCCAGAACAGTTTGATGCAGTGCTTGCATTCGGCCCTGATTCTCCTTACACCACAATCACAGATTGGGTGGAGGCAGAACGCGAGAGTGCGAACACGCAACCCAAGGAGACTAAGCGAGTGGAGGTCCCTGTTGCAAAACAAGAGGAGCCTCAGAAATCGACAGGTCCCGTGAAAGAGGATTTATTGAGTCTCTCTGACATAGAGCAAGACACAGATGCGGTTGGCAAGAAAATTGAGGAGTAA